The following proteins are encoded in a genomic region of Galbibacter sp. BG1:
- the cdd gene encoding cytidine deaminase, with product MKKLEITATLTVFDSLDELPEEVRQLMIKAVSARKNAYAPYSKFRVGAALDLENGEIVVGSNQENAVYPSGLCAERVAIYQAGALYPAIKIKTMAISASSDAFNVLTPTPPCGACRQSIFEYEENQKTPIEIYFMGETGKVVKADAIKDLLPLTFGKATLNNI from the coding sequence ATGAAAAAATTAGAAATAACTGCTACTCTTACTGTTTTCGATTCGCTGGATGAACTTCCTGAGGAAGTAAGGCAATTAATGATAAAAGCTGTTTCTGCCCGAAAAAATGCGTATGCACCCTATTCCAAATTTAGAGTGGGAGCAGCGTTGGATTTGGAGAATGGGGAAATTGTGGTAGGGAGCAACCAAGAAAATGCGGTTTACCCGAGCGGATTATGTGCAGAGCGCGTAGCCATTTATCAAGCAGGGGCTTTATATCCTGCCATAAAAATTAAAACCATGGCCATTTCTGCATCCTCCGATGCTTTTAATGTATTAACTCCAACCCCTCCCTGTGGAGCCTGTAGACAGTCTATATTTGAATACGAAGAAAATCAGAAAACACCTATAGAAATCTATTTTATGGGGGAAACAGGAAAAGTGGTTAAAGCAGATGCCATTAAAGATTTATTGCCGCTTACCTTTGGAAAAGCTACTTTGAATAATATTTAA